Proteins from one Setaria italica strain Yugu1 chromosome V, Setaria_italica_v2.0, whole genome shotgun sequence genomic window:
- the LOC101765585 gene encoding pentatricopeptide repeat-containing protein At1g09220, mitochondrial, with product MVLSVPPLGATMANVPSRRHPHLHRLIALLFRHQDERRQLFQVHAQLVAHQVFDQSPAPWRPLLKAYSHGPFPQEALHLFRHARIHLADDTFAYAFALKACAGVGWPRAGAQLHGLVIRKGFEFHVYVHTSLVNAYVACGGLVEARRAFNEMPTKNAVTWNVMITGFAGWGEVEYARTLFEHMPCRNVVSWTGLIDGYTRARLYVEAVALFCHMMAAGISPSEITVLAVIPAISNLGGILMGEMLHCYCEKKGLVSDVRIGNSLIDLYAKIGSVQNSLKVFNEMLDRRNLVSWTSVISCFAMHGLSIEAVELFAEMRRAGIRPNRVTFLSVINACSHGGLVEQGLAFFKSMVYEYNINPEVKHFGCMIDMLGRAGRLSETEQIIEGLPVEVNVVVWRTLLGCCSKYGEVEMGQRAVKKILSLERESGGDFAVLSNMLNEIGWFSDAEQARKLVDERKAVKVPGLALVGEIRTQVN from the exons ATGGTTCTCTCCGTCCCACCTCTTGGGGCAACGATGGCCAACGTTCCGTCCCGGCGCCACCCTCACCTGCACAGACTAATCGCCCTCCTCTTCAGGCACCAAGACGAGAGGCGCCAGCTCTTCCAAGTCCACGCCCAGCTCGTTGCCCACCAGGTGTTCGACCAAAGTCCCGCACCGTGGCGCCCCCTCCTCAAGGCCTACTCCCACGGCCCTTTTCCCCAGGAGGCCCTGCACCTCTTCAGGCACGCCCGTATACACCTGGCTGACGACACATTTGCCTATGCATTCGCGCTCAAGGCTTGCGCAGGTGTAGGGTGGCCACGAGCCGGCGCCCAGCTCCACGGGCTTGTGATCAGGAAGGGGTTTGAGTTCCATGTCTATGTGCATACTTCCCTTGTCAATGCATATGTTGCATGTGGGGGTTTGGTGGAAGCGCGGAGGGCGTTCAATGAAATGCCCACAAAGAATGCAGTCACTTGGAACGTGATGATCACTGGATTTGCTGGGTGGGGTGAGGTTGAGTATGCAAGGACTCTGTTTGAGCATATGCCCTGCAGGAATGTTGTCTCGTGGACTGGACTGATTGATGGATATACACGTGCTCGTCTTTATGTGGAGGCTGTTGCTCTCTTCTGCCACATGATGGCAGCAGGCATTAGCCCGAGTGAGATAACTGTTTTAGCAGTTATTCCTGCAATATCTAATCTTGGAGGGATCCTTATGGGTGAGATGCTGCATTGCTATTGTGAGAAGAAGGGTCTCGTGTCAGATGTCCGGATTGGGAATTCACTCATAGACCTGTATGCTAAGATTGGCTCTGTGCAAAACTCATTAAAGGTGTTCAATGAAATGCTGGATAGAAGAAACTTGGTGTCATGGACATCGGTAATTTCATGTTTTGCAATGCATGGGCTGTCAATTGAGGCAGTTGAGCTGTTTGCAGAGATGAGAAGAGCAGGGATTAGACCCAACAGAGTCACTTTCTTGAGTGTCATCAATGCTTGCAGCCATGGGGGGTTGGTGGAGCAAGGATTAGCATTTTTCAAAAGCATGGTTTATGAGTACAATATAAATCCAGAGGTCAAGCATTTTGGGTGCATGATAGACATGCTAGGTAGGGCTGGACGGTTGAGTGAGACTGAGCAAATAATAGAGGGGTTGCCTGTGGAGGTTAATGTAGTGGTGTGGAGGACACTGTTGGGTTGTTGCAGTAAGTATGGAGAAGTTGAGATGGGGCAGAGGGCGGTAAAGAAGATACTGAGCTTAGAAAGAGAATCCGGTGGTGATTTTGCGGTGTTGTCTAATATGCTTAATGAGATTGGTTGGTTTAGTGATGCTGAACAAGCACGAAAGCTAGTTGATGAGAGGAAAGCTGTTAAGGTTCCCGGGCTTGCTTTGGTTGGTGAAATTAG GACACAGGTGAACTGA
- the LOC101760173 gene encoding pentatricopeptide repeat-containing protein At5g15010, mitochondrial, whose amino-acid sequence MLRRVLARAFPLSAASTGLPKPLSPVLIGASRLASSSGDLVADGGSGGEDDPFSFPDHHQQQLPPDVARGVDAVVVAAEAKASNAADAARALDRCGAEASEPLVVAALARLRNSCAAAHATFRWAAAQPGYAPGRRASHSMLAILAKHRRFDDARALLDEMRRASTVSPAAVLLLIRRHCAAHDVAGAVASFRALPSFGFHPGVAEFHGLLSALCRYKNMQDAEHLLMSSQKEFPFETRSFNIVLNGWCNIVCSVREAKRFWSAMQNLGIDRDVVSYGSMISCFSKTGSLDSVMKLFNRMKEAGIAPDRKVYNAVVFALAKGRCVDEAKMLVRTMEEKKVAPDTATFNSLIGPLCKARRVQEAMELFDAMLRRGLSPSVRTFHALLNVARDPIEVFDLLDKMKELRCEPEMDTYIMLIRKFCRWRQHESVEKLWSAMPANGLSPDRSAYIVLIHGLFLNGRLEEAAKYYEEMKAKGFAPEQKTEEMIQAWLAGRELAKASALVRSKGGSVSLRLPRK is encoded by the coding sequence ATGTTGCGCAGGGTCCTCGCGAGAGCGTTCCCactctccgccgcctccaccggatTGCCCAAGCCGTTAAGCCCTGTCCTCATCGGTGCCTCGCGCCTTGCCAGTTCTTCCGGAGACCTCGTCGCAGACGGCGGtagcggcggcgaggatgacCCCTTCTCCTTCCcggaccaccaccagcagcagctcccACCCGACGTCGCCCGAGGGGTGGACGCCGTCGTCGTGGCAGCCGAGGCCAAGGCCTCCAATGCGGCGGACGCCGCGCGGGCCCTCGACCGGTGCGGCGCCGAGGCGTCCGAGCCGCTCGTGGTGGCCGCGCTGGCGCGCCTCCGCAACAgctgcgccgccgcgcacgcCACGTTCCGGTGGGCAGCGGCGCAGCCCGGGTAcgcgccggggcggcgcgcgtcCCACTCCATGCTCGCCATCCTCGCCAAGCACCGCCGCTTCGACGACGCGCGCGCCCTGCTCGACGAAATGCGCCGCGCGTCGACGGTCTCCCCGGCCGCGGTGCTCCTCCTCATCAGGCGCCACTGCGCCGCGCATGACGTTGCCGGCGCCGTCGCCTCGTTCCGCGCGCTGCCGAGCTTTGGATTCCATCCTGGCGTCGCCGAATTCCATGGCCTCCTGAGTGCGCTTTGCCGGTACAAGAACATGCAGGATGCGGAGCACCTGCTCATGTCCAGCCAGAAGGAGTTCCCCTTCGAGACCAGGAGCTTCAACATTGTGCTCAATGGTTGGTGCAACATTGTTTGCAGTGTTCGGGAGGCAAAGAGGTTTTGGAGCGCCATGCAGAATTTGGGCATTGACAGAGATGTTGTGTCGTATGGGAGCATGATCTCATGCTTCTCAAAGACTGGGAGTTTGGATTCTGTTATGAAGCTCTTTAACCGTATGAAGGAGGCTGGCATCGCACCAGATCGGAAAGTATACAATGCAGTTGTGTTTGCGCTAGCAAAGGGACGTTGTGTGGACGAGGCAAAGATGCTTGTCCGGACCatggaggagaagaaggttgCCCCGGACACAGCCACTTTTAACTCTCTTATTGGGCCTCTTTGCAAGGCTCGTCGGGTTCAGGAGGCAATGGAATTGTTTGATGCTATGTTACGAAGGGGGTTGTCTCCTTCAGTGAGGACCTTTCATGCGTTGCTTAATGTGGCCAGGGACCCCATTGAGGTGTTTGATCTATTAGATAAGATGAAAGAGTTACGCTGTGAGCCAGAGATGGACACTTACATTATGTTGATCAGGAAATTCTGCCGATGGAGGCAGCATGAGAGTGTGGAGAAGCTATGGAGTGCAATGCCTGCAAATGGGCTGAGCCCTGATCGGAGTGCCTACATTGTGTTGATACATGGATTATTCCTAAATGGAAGACTAGAAGAGGCGGCAAAGTATTACGAAGAGATGAAAGCTAAGGGTTTTGCACCAGAGCAGAAGACTGAAGAAATGATACAGGCTTGGCTTGCAGGCAGAGAGCTTGCCAAGGCATCAGCATTGGTTCGCTCTAAGGGTGGTTCGGTGTCTCTCAGACTTCCCAGAAAGTGA
- the LOC101759759 gene encoding NAC domain-containing protein 68, which yields MAMMVAAEGSGRRDAEAELNLPPGFRFHPTDEELVMHYLCRRVARQQLPVPIIAEVDLYKFDPWDLPEKALFGRKEWYFFTPRDRKYPNGSRPNRAAGRGYWKATGADKPITPKGSGRAAGIKKALVFYSGKAPRGVKTDWIMHEYRLADADRAPGKKGSQKLDEWVLCRLYNKKKNWEKVKVEEPEAAPHHHHADSMSDSFQTHDSDIDNAAGMQNSFGSMPQGVQAMKNGIGAVTVKEDNDWFTGLNLDDLQAPYNMVQLVNPNPVHQTMNLAAGQGHGYFQSMSSPSMKMWQTILPPF from the exons atggcaatgatggtggcggcggaggggagcgggCGCAGGGACGCCGAGGCGGAGCTCAACCTGCCGCCGGGGTTCCGGTTCCACCCCACCGACGAGGAGCTCGTCATGCACTACCTCTGCCGGAGGGTCGCGCGGCAGCAGCTGCCCGTGCCCATCATCGCCGAGGTCGACCTCTACAAGTTCGATCCGTGGGATCTGCCTG AGAAGGCGCTGTTCGGCCGCAAAGAGTGGTACTTCTTCACGCCGCGAGACCGCAAGTACCCGAACGGCTCGCGCCCCAACCGCGCCGCCGGGAGGGGGTACTGGAAGGCCACCGGCGCCGACAAGCCGATCACGCCCAAGGGCAGCGGCAGGGCGGCGGGCATCAAGAAGGCGCTCGTCTTCTACTCCGGCAAGGCGCCGAGGGGCGTCAAGACCGACTGGATCATGCACGAGTACCGCCTCGCCGACGCTGACCGCGCCCCGGGCAAGAAGGGGTCACAGAAG TTGGACGAGTGGGTGCTGTGCCGGCTgtacaacaagaagaagaactgGGAGAAGGTGAAGGTGGAGgagccggaggcggcgccgcaTCACCACCACGCCGACTCCATGTCCGACAGCTTCCAGACGCACGACTCGGACATCGACAACGCCGCCGGCATGCAGAACAGCTTCGGGAGCATGCCGCAGGGGGTGCAGGCCATGAAGAACGGCATCGGCGCCGTGACGGTGAAGGAGGACAACGACTGGTTCACCGGCCTGAATCTGGATGATCTGCAGGCGCCTTACAACATGGTGCAGCTGGTGAATCCTAACCCGGTCCACCAGACGATGAATCTGGCAGCTGGTCAAGGCCATGGCTACTTCCAGTCGATGAGCTCGCCGTCGATGAAGATGTGGCAGACAATCTTGCCACCATTCTGA